One Brassica napus cultivar Da-Ae chromosome C4, Da-Ae, whole genome shotgun sequence genomic region harbors:
- the LOC111204005 gene encoding uncharacterized protein LOC111204005 — translation MGIIKSCFSLLTGIAFGVYLAQNYNVPNIRKLTNTSLVVAKHIEENYRKPKKDDVE, via the coding sequence atgggAATAATCAAGAGCTGCTTCTCCCTGTTGACGGGTATTGCTTTCGGCGTTTACTTGGCTCAGAATTACAACGTACCCAACATCAGGAAGCTCACCAACACTAGTCTCGTCGTCGCCAAGCACATCGAGGAGAACTATCGCAAGCCCAAGAAGGACGACGTCGAATGA